A genomic segment from Malus domestica chromosome 05, GDT2T_hap1 encodes:
- the LOC114824804 gene encoding CDPK-related protein kinase isoform X2, giving the protein MTTAIAIEDVRREVKILQALTGHSNLVKFYDAFEDSDNVYIVMELCEGGELLDRILSRGGKYSEDDAKTVMVQILNVVAFCHLQGVVHRDLKPENFLYTTKDENSQLKAIDFGLSDFARPDERLNDIVGSAYYVAPEVLHRSYSTEADVWSIGVIAYILLCGSRPFWSRTESGIFRAVLKADPSFDEAPWPSLSLEAKDFVKRLLNKDPRKRMTAAQALSHPWIRNYNDVKVPLDILVFRLMKVYMRSSSLRKAALRALSKTLTVDELFYLKEQFALLEPNKNGTITLDNIRMVLMKNATDAMKESRIPDLISSLNALQHRRMDFDEFCAAALSVHQLEALDRWEQHARCAYELFEKDGNRAIVIEELASELGLGPSIPLHVVLHDWIKHTDGKLSFLGFVKLLHGVSSRMFVKA; this is encoded by the exons ATGACAACTGCTATTGCAATCGAGGATGTGAGAAGGGAGGTCAAGATCTTGCAAGCCTTGACTGGACATAGCAATCTAGTTAAGTTCTATGATGCATTTGAAGACAGTGATAATGTCTACATAGTAATGGA GTTGTGTGAAGGTGGAGAGCTTTTAGATAGAATACTTTCAAG GGGCGGGAAATACTCAGAAGATGATGCGAAGACTGTCATGGTGCAAATACTGAATGTTGTCGCATTTTGTCATCTCCAGGGCGTGGTGCACCGGGATCTTAAGCCAGAG AACTTTTTGTATACCACCAAAGATGAGAATTCCCAGTTGAAAGCCATTGACTTTGGCTTGTCAGATTTTGCCAGACCAG ACGAGAGGCTGAATGATATTGTTGGAAGTGCATACTATGTTGCACCCGAAGTTCTACATAGATCTTATAGTACAGAGGCTGATGTGTGGAGTATTGGTGTAATAGCATATATTCTCTTATGTGGTAGCCGTCCATTTTGGTCCCGGACTGAGTCTGGGATTTTTCGGGCGGTCTTGAAAGCTGATCCCAGTTTTGATGAAGCACCTTGGCCCTCTTTATCTCTTGAAGCAAAGGACTTTGTCAAACGCTTATTGAACAAGGACCCTCGGAAACGAATGACAGCAGCTCAGGCTCTAA GTCATCCTTGGATCCGGAATTATAATGACGTGAAAGTACCACTTGATATTTTAGTATTTAGACTCATGAAGGTTTATATGAGATCATCATCCCTTCGGAAGGCTGCTTTAAGG GCCTTGTCTAAGACATTGACTGTGGATGAACTGTTTTATCTCAAGGAACAGTTTGCTCTATTGGAGCCAAACAAAAATGGCACTATAACTCTTGACAATATTAGAATG GTCCTGATGAAAAATGCTACAGACGCAATGAAGGAGTCCCGCATTCCTGATCTCATTTCATCG TTAAATGCACTTCAACACAGAAGAATGGATTTTGATGAGTTCTGTGCAGCTGCATTAAGTGTCCATCAGCTTGAGGCACTTGATCGTTGGGAACAACATGCTCGATGTGCATATGAACTATTCGAGAAGGATGGCAACAGGGCGATTGTCATTGAAGAACTTGCTTCG GAACTTGGGCTTGGTCCTTCCATTCCACTTCATGTGGTTCTCCATGACTGGATTAAGCACACAGATGGGAAGCTAAGCTTCCTCGGGTTTGTGAAATTGTTGCATGGTGTGTCCAGCCGGATGTTTGTAAAAGCATAA
- the LOC139196407 gene encoding uncharacterized protein, with translation MAWRQMLFYTSSSSILVPFSTAGFARFSTKSNPYLVKVGIPEFLNGIGNGVESHVAKLESEIGDFQKLLVTRTLRLKKLGVPCKHRKLILKYTHKYRLGLWRPRAQPIKA, from the exons ATGGCATGGAGACAAATGTTATTCTACACCAGTTCAAGTTCAATATTGGTACCATTTTCGACAGCCGGGTTCGCCAGGTTCTCCACCAAATCAAACCCCTACCTAG TGAAAGTTGGGATACCAGAGTTTTTGAATGGGATTGGCAATGGCGTGGAGTCACATGTAGCCAAGCTTGAATCTGAGATCGGTGACTTCCAAAAGCTGCTTGTCACTCGTACTCTCAGGCTGAAGAAACTTGGCGTTCCTTGCAAGCAC AGGAAGCTGATCTTGAAATACACTCACAAGTATCGGCTAGGACTTTGGAGGCCTCGAGCACAACCCATCAAAGCCTAG
- the LOC114824804 gene encoding CDPK-related kinase 5 isoform X1, which translates to MGTCTSKPPKQNPYSPRDPIDPNNPSQTPKSLPSHTPHQKDDVASRQSHSQSPFYPFYSPSPAHYLKKSSPARSKSATSTPSRFFRRPFPPPSPAKHIKAVLARRLGKKASASVAIPEDGEEEDGVELDKRFGFSKEVTSRLEVGDELGRGHFGYTCSARYKKGEFKGQQVAVKVIPKTKMTTAIAIEDVRREVKILQALTGHSNLVKFYDAFEDSDNVYIVMELCEGGELLDRILSRGGKYSEDDAKTVMVQILNVVAFCHLQGVVHRDLKPENFLYTTKDENSQLKAIDFGLSDFARPDERLNDIVGSAYYVAPEVLHRSYSTEADVWSIGVIAYILLCGSRPFWSRTESGIFRAVLKADPSFDEAPWPSLSLEAKDFVKRLLNKDPRKRMTAAQALSHPWIRNYNDVKVPLDILVFRLMKVYMRSSSLRKAALRALSKTLTVDELFYLKEQFALLEPNKNGTITLDNIRMVLMKNATDAMKESRIPDLISSLNALQHRRMDFDEFCAAALSVHQLEALDRWEQHARCAYELFEKDGNRAIVIEELASELGLGPSIPLHVVLHDWIKHTDGKLSFLGFVKLLHGVSSRMFVKA; encoded by the exons ATGGGAACCTGCACTTCGAAACCTCCAAAGCAGAACCCATATTCCCCCAGAGACCCAATTGACCCAAACAATCCTTCCCAAACCCCCAAATCACTCCCATCCCACACCCCTCACCAAAAAGACGACGTCGCTTCACGGCAGTCCCACTCCCAGTCCCCCTTCTACCCCTTCTACAGTCCCAGCCCCGCCCATTACCTCAAGAAGTCGTCACCGGCGCGGAGCAAGAGCGCAACTTCCACTCCCAGCCGGTTTTTCCGGCGACCCTTTCCGCCTCCGTCGCCGGCGAAGCACATCAAGGCCGTGCTGGCACGGCGTCTGGGCAAAAAGGCATCGGCTTCGGTGGCGATACCGGAGGACGGAGAGGAGGAAGATGGGGTTGAGCTGGACAAGAGGTTTGGGTTCTCCAAGGAGGTTACGAGTCGATTGGAGGTTGGGGACGAATTGGGTCGAGGGCATTTTGGGTATACTTGCTCTGCTAGGTACAAAAAGGGGGAGTTTAAGGGTCAACAGGTCGCTGTGAAAGTCATCCCTAAAACAAAG ATGACAACTGCTATTGCAATCGAGGATGTGAGAAGGGAGGTCAAGATCTTGCAAGCCTTGACTGGACATAGCAATCTAGTTAAGTTCTATGATGCATTTGAAGACAGTGATAATGTCTACATAGTAATGGA GTTGTGTGAAGGTGGAGAGCTTTTAGATAGAATACTTTCAAG GGGCGGGAAATACTCAGAAGATGATGCGAAGACTGTCATGGTGCAAATACTGAATGTTGTCGCATTTTGTCATCTCCAGGGCGTGGTGCACCGGGATCTTAAGCCAGAG AACTTTTTGTATACCACCAAAGATGAGAATTCCCAGTTGAAAGCCATTGACTTTGGCTTGTCAGATTTTGCCAGACCAG ACGAGAGGCTGAATGATATTGTTGGAAGTGCATACTATGTTGCACCCGAAGTTCTACATAGATCTTATAGTACAGAGGCTGATGTGTGGAGTATTGGTGTAATAGCATATATTCTCTTATGTGGTAGCCGTCCATTTTGGTCCCGGACTGAGTCTGGGATTTTTCGGGCGGTCTTGAAAGCTGATCCCAGTTTTGATGAAGCACCTTGGCCCTCTTTATCTCTTGAAGCAAAGGACTTTGTCAAACGCTTATTGAACAAGGACCCTCGGAAACGAATGACAGCAGCTCAGGCTCTAA GTCATCCTTGGATCCGGAATTATAATGACGTGAAAGTACCACTTGATATTTTAGTATTTAGACTCATGAAGGTTTATATGAGATCATCATCCCTTCGGAAGGCTGCTTTAAGG GCCTTGTCTAAGACATTGACTGTGGATGAACTGTTTTATCTCAAGGAACAGTTTGCTCTATTGGAGCCAAACAAAAATGGCACTATAACTCTTGACAATATTAGAATG GTCCTGATGAAAAATGCTACAGACGCAATGAAGGAGTCCCGCATTCCTGATCTCATTTCATCG TTAAATGCACTTCAACACAGAAGAATGGATTTTGATGAGTTCTGTGCAGCTGCATTAAGTGTCCATCAGCTTGAGGCACTTGATCGTTGGGAACAACATGCTCGATGTGCATATGAACTATTCGAGAAGGATGGCAACAGGGCGATTGTCATTGAAGAACTTGCTTCG GAACTTGGGCTTGGTCCTTCCATTCCACTTCATGTGGTTCTCCATGACTGGATTAAGCACACAGATGGGAAGCTAAGCTTCCTCGGGTTTGTGAAATTGTTGCATGGTGTGTCCAGCCGGATGTTTGTAAAAGCATAA